One genomic region from Magallana gigas chromosome 3, xbMagGiga1.1, whole genome shotgun sequence encodes:
- the LOC105344211 gene encoding GTP-binding protein REM 1, which produces MIRSKSVNDFLDFESREDFAVSKSRTSLSVPNAHRDQDFRRNSNISCETSSSYYSESNEHLITGNNCDSLTLPEILHVAVLGDRGVGKHTLLHYFRDTGDIWSDLTDFEKDTEICVSLDGKETSLLFVEQQNLENVEACGYMDAIVVVYSVADIWSFKLANKIVGEIRKHSQKPVILVANKVDLARGRAVSTKDGEKVATRFSCKYVEISLVLNHNVDDLLVGIVRQARAQYRHDSSNLSSSTEKQRNKVRQFTNKLVKRWRKIRPKRSRCNNLFDA; this is translated from the exons atgattcgGTCGAAAAGTGTGAACGATTTTCTAGACTTTGAGTCTCGCGAAGATTTTGCAGTGTCCAAGTCAAGGACCTCGTTGTCAGTCCCGAATGCACACCGAGACCAAGATTTTAGAAGGAATAGTAACATCAGTTGTGAAACCTCCTCTAGCTACTACAGCGAGTCGAACGAACATTTGATTACTGGTAATAATTGCGACAGCTTGACCCTCCCCGAAATCCTCCACGTGGCAGTTTTGGGAGACCGTGGGGTGGGGAAACATACCTTACTTCATTACTTTCGCGACACGGGGGATATCTGGAGCGATCTCACAG aTTTTGAGAAAGACACCGAAATATGTGTTTCTCTGGATGGCAAGGAAACGTCCTTGCTGTTTGTCGAACAGCAGAATTTAGAG aatGTAGAAGCCTGTGGTTATATGGATGCCATTGTTGTTGTGTACTCGGTTGCGGACATTTGGTCATTTAAACTTGCCAATAAGATCGTTGGAGAAATTCGGAAACATTCCCAGAAGCCAGTAATTCTCGTTGCCAACAAAGTGGACTTGGCTAGAGGACGCGCTGTTTCGACAAAAG ATGGTGAAAAGGTTGCGACAAGGTTCAGTTGCAAGTACGTGGAGATATCCCTAGTCCTCAACCATAACGTCGACGATCTGCTAGTGGGTATCGTTCGTCAAGCTCGAGCACAGTATCGTCACGATTCATCGAACTTATCGTCATCGACAGAAAAACAACGAAACAAAGTTCGACAATTCACCAATAAACTCGTCAAGAGATGGAGAAAGATTCGACCCAAACGATCGCGGTGTAACAATCTATTTGACGCTTGA